The nucleotide sequence TTTTCGGCAAACAGGGTCGCGGGCGTGTATTTGCCAAGCCAGTCCACGACTTTGCCCATAAATTGAAATAACAAGGCTTCCATAATGCCGATACCGGCGGTAAACACCGCCAAGACGGCAATCCATTTGCGCAAGCCTTCGATGTTGCTCCAGACAAACCGCCACAGCCCTTTTTCAGGCGTTTTCGGGGCGGCTTCGGGATAGGGGTCGATTCGGGATTCGAACCATGAGAATATTTTTTGAATCATTGTATTGTTTTGATTGAGATAGAGTGGATTTCAGACGACCTCTACGGTGGGGACAGGTCGTCTGAAAACAAGTATCGGGAGTTAAAGGCATTATTTTACGGGAAAAAACGGCGGGAAGACACCGCGAAGGAGAAGCGGGAACGATAATTCGGCAGATGTTTTGCCGAGAGCGGGTTTGCCAATCTGATTTGGGTTTTGCCGAAACAAAGGTCGTCTGAAAATCCGAATGATGTTTTCAGACAACCTTTGAGTTATCGCGGATTCACTGTTATGGCTGTTATCGGGTATGGCTGCTTTCGATGCCCGTTTTGATTTCGCCATAGACTTGCGAGCTGCCGCCCGTTCCCGTTGCAGAAGTACAGGCGGCAAGGAAGAAGAGGACGGTGAGGCTGAGGACGGTTTTCATGGGGTTCCTTTCTCGGGAGGGAAAGAGGTCGTCTGAAACCATATTTGGTTTCAGACGACCTTTTGGGTTATTTAGGATCGCAGCGGAAATGGTATGCGCAGATTTCGAAGCCGTTTTTGAAATACAGGCGGTGCGCATCGACGCGGTCGTGATTGACGTGGACGTTAAGGTGGATTTTGGTTACGCCCGTTTCCGCACCGATTTTGCGGACTTCTGCCAACAGGCGTGAGGCGTAACCTTTGCGGCGGCTTTGCGGCAGGGTAACGATGTCGTCGATGTGGATATGGCAGCCGCTGGCGAGGTTGCAGGATTCGCGGAAGCCGCAGACAGCGACGGCGTTGTGTTTGCCTTCTTCGAAAATACCCAAGAGGCGGTAGCCGGCGGGGCGTTGGACGGTGTTGATTTGTTCGGTGAATTTGCTGATGTCGGTCAATGCGGAACGCAGGACGCTGAGGGCGGCGAAGGCAGTGGATGTGTCTTCGGGCGGGATTTCGCGCAGAATGTATTCGGCAGCGGCGGCTTCGGCCTGTGCTTTTTCGGCGGCGTGTTTTTCTTCGATGGCTTGTGCCAGCAGGACGCGTTCGGCCGGTTCGCCTTGCGCTTTGTCTTCCTGTTCTTTCAAAAGCTCTTTGCAGTCGATGATGCGCAAGTCGTTGTCGGCGGCAAAGTCCATCAGGAAACGGAACATCTGCGGATTGTCTTCTTCGAGTTTCTTATCGACGGCGACGCAGCGGACGTTGTCCACCAGCATGGGGCGCACCCAGTTGGAGTAGGACAACCGGTTGTCTTTGGTGAATGAGGACAATATGCCGCACAAGCGTTCTGCCCAGTCGCTGGGACGGAAAATCTTGCCTTTGTTGGTTGTGCCGTGAATCACGACTTCGTAGGGGTTGCAGACTAACATGGCGGTTTCCTGTGTAGAGTTTGAAATTCGGGCGGACACATGAAAACAGGATATTCAAATTGCCGCCGTTCCTTTTTGCGGGAAGGACGGCGCGGGCCATTCCTGTTTGAATGTACGGTCAGATGGTGGGTGGGATAAATGCTTTGTGTCCGTTTTTGATTGATTTCACTATAAGAATGTTCATGATTATACCGCACAGTCCGGGTTTCGTGGCAGTCGGGCGGATGTAAGCCGCTTTTGAGGTCGTCTGAAACTGAAAGAAGCCGGTTTCGCTGAAATAAATAAAGCGGTGCTTGTCCGAACCTTTTTCAGACGACCTGTTTGCCGCAGCATTGTTTTCTCCGTCCTGCCAACCTGCTTGCATTGATACTGCTTAATTACTTAATTATCGGCTCTCATTCCTGCCCCACTCAGGCGGAGGTGGGAGGGGCGGTTGAGGGCTGGTGTCGTTCAAAAGCAAAGCGAATCAGTTAAAAATAAAAAAGGCGCATCATGCGCCCTTTTTGTCTTTGATACGTCGTCCGAAACCCGACGAAGGACAAACCGTCAATCTTCTTCCCCTTCCGGCAAACCTTGATCCTGCAAAGTATCCTGCAAGGCGGATTCTTGGGCGGTTTCCACCAAATCGCGTTGCAGGCGTTTGGTGGTTTTCACGCCCAACGCGCGCAGTTTTTCGGCGCGGCTGACGAGGTTGCCGCGTCCTTGCGAGAGCTGTTTGAAGGCTTGTTGGAACTGGTTTTGCGCTTGGTCGATGTTTTTGCCGACGCCCTCGAGCGTTTGGACGAAGCCGGTGAATTTGTCGTAAAGCCTGCCGCCTTCTACCGCGATGGCGAGGGCGTTTTGGTTTTGCTGCTCGTTGCGCCAGATGTGGGCGACGGTGCGCAGGGTGGCGAGCAGCGTACTCGGGCCGACCGGCATGATGCGCTTGTCGAAACATTCTTGGAACAGGGCGGTATCGTGTTGCAAGGCGAGCAGATAGGCGGGTTCGACGGGGATGAACATAAACACGAAGTCCAGCGTGCGCACGCCTTCGAGGTCGGTATAATCTTTTTGCGAAAGGCTGCGGATGTGGGCGCGGATGCTGGCGACGTGGGCGGCGAGTTCGCGCTCGGCGGTTGCAGCGTCGGCGGCTTGGGTGTAGCGGACGTAGGCGGTCAGCGAGACTTTGGAATCGATGACGATTTGTTTGCCTTCGGGCAGGTTGACGAGGACGTCGGGCTGGAGGCGGCGCGCGCCGTCTTCTTCTTGGCGGACGGCGGCGGCTTGGACGGTGTATTCGCGCCCTTTTTGCAGGCCGGAATGTTCCAAAACGCTTTCTAAAATCATCTCGCCCCAGTTGCCTTGGGTTTTGTTTTGCGTGCCGGTGAGCGCGTCGGTGAGGGCTTTGGCGTCGCTGTGCAGCTGGGTGTTGAGGGTTTGCAGACGTTTGAGTTCGTTTTCGAGGGTCAGCCTTTCGCGCGCTTCTTTTTCATAAGTTTGCTGCACAAGCTCGCTGAAGCCGTGGATGCGTTCGTTGAGCGGAGTGAGCAGTTGGTTGAGGTGGTCGCGGTTTTGCTCGGTGAAGCGGCGGCTTTTCTCTTCCAAAATGGTGTTGGCGAGGTTTTGAAACTGGTCGCCCAAGCTTTGTCGGGCTTCGGCAAGGAGCTTGAGCTTTTCGTCGGCGGCGAGGCGTTCCTGTTCGAGCTGGATGTGGAGGCGTTCGTTGCGGACGTGCAGGTTGTGCGCGTTTTCCTGAAGCTCGGCGTAATCTTGTTTCAGACGACCTGCTTCCTGTTCGCGCTCTTGGAGGTAGCCGATTTGGCGTTCGGCGGCGGCGAAGCGGTTGCCCAATTCCTGCAACTCGCCCTGCAAATCTTGGACATGATAGCGCGCATCGGCAAGCTCGGCGGCGGTTTGCGCCTGATTTTGTTCGGCAAATTCAAGATGCTGGCGGCATTCGGCAAGCGATTGCATCAGGGCAAACTGCTGCGTC is from Neisseria sicca and encodes:
- the rmuC gene encoding DNA recombination protein RmuC, with the protein product MNLPLLLTAALAFLSGALITWLLARNKAQTQQFALMQSLAECRQHLEFAEQNQAQTAAELADARYHVQDLQGELQELGNRFAAAERQIGYLQEREQEAGRLKQDYAELQENAHNLHVRNERLHIQLEQERLAADEKLKLLAEARQSLGDQFQNLANTILEEKSRRFTEQNRDHLNQLLTPLNERIHGFSELVQQTYEKEARERLTLENELKRLQTLNTQLHSDAKALTDALTGTQNKTQGNWGEMILESVLEHSGLQKGREYTVQAAAVRQEEDGARRLQPDVLVNLPEGKQIVIDSKVSLTAYVRYTQAADAATAERELAAHVASIRAHIRSLSQKDYTDLEGVRTLDFVFMFIPVEPAYLLALQHDTALFQECFDKRIMPVGPSTLLATLRTVAHIWRNEQQNQNALAIAVEGGRLYDKFTGFVQTLEGVGKNIDQAQNQFQQAFKQLSQGRGNLVSRAEKLRALGVKTTKRLQRDLVETAQESALQDTLQDQGLPEGEED
- a CDS encoding GNAT family N-acetyltransferase → MLVCNPYEVVIHGTTNKGKIFRPSDWAERLCGILSSFTKDNRLSYSNWVRPMLVDNVRCVAVDKKLEEDNPQMFRFLMDFAADNDLRIIDCKELLKEQEDKAQGEPAERVLLAQAIEEKHAAEKAQAEAAAAEYILREIPPEDTSTAFAALSVLRSALTDISKFTEQINTVQRPAGYRLLGIFEEGKHNAVAVCGFRESCNLASGCHIHIDDIVTLPQSRRKGYASRLLAEVRKIGAETGVTKIHLNVHVNHDRVDAHRLYFKNGFEICAYHFRCDPK